A region of Neovison vison isolate M4711 chromosome 7, ASM_NN_V1, whole genome shotgun sequence DNA encodes the following proteins:
- the FUT2 gene encoding galactoside alpha-(1,2)-fucosyltransferase 2, translating into MLSNQTPFFFPMVHFVLFVFTASTIFHIQQRLAKIRPTWDIDTLVLTTESPTSQLPRGMWTINAIGRLGNQMGEYATLYALAKMNGRPAFIPAEMHSTLAPIFRISLPVLHGSTAGRIPWQNYHLNDWMEERYRHIPGEYVRLTGYPCSWTFYHHLRDEILQEFTLHDHVREDAQKFLRGLQVNGRQPSTFVGVHVRRGDYVHVMPQVWKGVVADRRYLEQALAWFRARYDSPVFVVSSNGMTWCRENIDASRGDVVFAGNGIESSPAKDFALLTQCNHTIMTIGTFGIWAAYLAGGETIYLANYTLPDSPFLKLFKPEAAFLPEWIGIEADLSPLLKH; encoded by the coding sequence ATGCTCAGCAATCAGACGCCTTTCTTCTTCCCCATGGTCCACTTCGTCCTCTTTGTCTTCACGGCTTCCACCATATTTCACATTCAGCAACGGCTAGCGAAGATTCGCCCCACATGGGACATTGACACGCTGGTTTTGACGACGGAAAGTCCCACGAGCCAGCTGCCCCGGGGCATGTGGACGATCAACGCCATTGGCCGCCTGGGCAACCAGATGGGCGAGTACGCCACCCTGTACGCCCTGGCCAAGATGAACGGGAGGCCGGCCTTCATCCCGGCCGAGATGCACAGCACGCTGGCCCCCATCTTCCGGATCAGCCTCCCGGTCCTGCACGGCAGCACCGCCGGCCGCATCCCCTGGCAGAACTACCACCTGAACGACTGGATGGAGGAGCGCTACCGCCACATCCCCGGGGAGTACGTGCGCCTCACCGGCTACCCCTGCTCCTGGACCTTCTACCACCACCTGCGAGACGAGATCCTGCAGGAGTTCACCTTGCATGACCACGTGCGGGAGGACGCCCAGAAGTTTCTAAGGGGCCTGCAGGTGAATGGGAGACAGCCAAGCACCTTCGTGGGAGTCCACGTGCGCCGGGGGGACTACGTGCACGTCATGCCGCAGGTGTGGAAGGGCGTGGTCGCCGACCGGCGGTACCTGGAGCAGGCCCTGGCCTGGTTCCGGGCCCGCTACGACTCCCCGGTCTTTGTGGTCTCCAGCAATGGCATGACCTGGTGTCGGGAAAACATCGACGCCTCCCGGGGGGACGTGGTGTTCGCGGGCAATGGCATCGAGAGCTCCCCTGCCAAGGACTTCGCGCTGCTCACGCAGTGTAACCATACCATCATGACCATTGGGACATTTGGAATCTGGGCTGCCTACCTCGCAGGGGGCGAGACCATCTACCTAGCCAATTACACCCTGCCGGATTCCCCCTTCCTCAAACTCTTTAAGCCAGAGGCAGCTTTCCTGCCCGAGTGGATTGGGATCGAGGCAGACCTCTCCCCACTACTCAAGCACTGA